The following are from one region of the Pseudomonas putida genome:
- a CDS encoding HEPN domain-containing protein — protein MGSIWKVECESNPALADAFTRLRYNLSRVRNLCALYKSTSVRRQGRVLVHQADILRSAVVFMHAMLEDCLRTIAAHYPPLAGEEFLNKIPLQGLNSSGKPEKFHLGELHKFKGMTIEELIAGSVSSYLDRTTFNNVPDIVSLLKSLNKDASQFTEFYPSIEKMMNRRHEIVHRGDRTERPGKGKQYANSIRLSDVENGLHRLICFLRDCLSPLQIKELL, from the coding sequence ATGGGATCAATATGGAAAGTGGAGTGTGAAAGCAACCCCGCGCTCGCGGATGCTTTTACCCGGTTGCGTTACAATCTTTCAAGGGTGAGGAATCTTTGCGCTCTCTACAAGAGCACATCGGTAAGAAGACAAGGAAGAGTTCTGGTTCATCAGGCTGATATTTTGCGCTCGGCAGTTGTCTTTATGCACGCCATGCTTGAGGATTGCTTGAGAACAATTGCAGCCCATTACCCGCCGCTTGCAGGCGAAGAGTTTTTAAATAAAATTCCACTGCAAGGTCTAAACTCTTCAGGCAAGCCCGAAAAATTCCATCTCGGAGAATTGCATAAATTCAAAGGCATGACGATTGAAGAGTTAATTGCAGGGTCCGTCAGCTCTTACCTTGATAGAACTACCTTCAATAATGTGCCTGATATTGTGAGTCTTTTGAAGTCGCTGAACAAGGATGCATCCCAGTTTACTGAATTTTATCCTTCAATTGAGAAAATGATGAATAGGAGGCATGAGATTGTTCACAGAGGTGACAGGACAGAGCGCCCAGGTAAGGGTAAGCAGTACGCAAACTCTATCCGACTGTCCGACGTAGAAAATGGGCTACACAGATTAATTTGTTTCTTGAGAGATTGTTTGTCTCCCTTGCAGATAAAGGAGCTGTTATGA
- a CDS encoding SIR2 family protein, which produces MHHISSEAVKSAWKYVCQLRSQLARNKASLVLGAGVSRDLNLPMWEVLVDRIKTSMACQAPEVHAVKEAAGKAALVLFEIFTSHKKNELAKEGCYTNGVLIEKKILSDWRGLIHKALYQDIKPNERRAQIDAHPYFKEIIEFAKHSELTVTYNFDDFLEFGLSCADLNPTKHERPYQTVWSHHTQFTKDKCVIYHPNGFLPFDQNKFQSENLIFSDGAFADQLLDGIGGGLSTLLHVLTKKTSVLVGHSLTDSTLLHLLRKAASISPGNYNYFIRFTSEAIDPQNRNAIFEANFNNYNLVTLFFNSKDIEEFLRAITMPEVDFLQESDFLGLPTKYVYYMVGSIGIGKSTVISQFGSLVTLDEWFDERPPEMARSPDELSTSKTITIDDWTNEQFGKKNNYLDRKKVGVFLVDRSPLDPLTFVVGVPESDRAKSMLNNGIRPGLSKKVIIPGEIIHMTGDAHEIWSRLITKRKETSWPPEKINELQQRSLDLYDSLQPKKIHATQRKEADIVRDVAKVIFSCSYSPSDLDRRMSDIAND; this is translated from the coding sequence ATGTGGGAAGTTTTGGTCGACCGAATAAAGACTTCCATGGCATGTCAAGCTCCTGAAGTTCATGCTGTAAAAGAGGCAGCGGGCAAGGCTGCATTAGTCCTATTTGAAATCTTCACTTCGCACAAGAAAAACGAACTCGCTAAAGAGGGGTGCTACACAAACGGCGTCCTTATCGAAAAGAAAATTCTCTCCGACTGGCGTGGATTAATTCACAAAGCTCTATATCAGGATATCAAGCCTAACGAAAGACGTGCTCAAATCGATGCCCATCCGTACTTTAAAGAGATCATTGAATTTGCAAAGCATTCAGAATTGACTGTCACATACAATTTTGATGACTTCTTGGAGTTTGGACTTTCCTGCGCAGACCTGAACCCAACCAAGCACGAGCGACCATATCAAACAGTATGGTCCCATCACACTCAATTCACAAAAGACAAATGTGTAATATATCATCCAAATGGTTTCCTACCATTTGACCAGAATAAATTCCAAAGTGAGAATTTGATTTTCTCTGATGGAGCTTTTGCAGACCAACTACTTGATGGGATAGGGGGAGGTTTATCAACTCTCCTCCATGTCCTTACGAAAAAGACAAGCGTTCTTGTTGGGCACTCGCTAACCGATTCCACCCTGCTTCACCTTCTCCGAAAAGCCGCTTCTATCAGCCCAGGAAATTACAATTATTTCATCAGATTTACGTCTGAAGCTATTGACCCGCAAAATCGAAACGCGATATTTGAAGCAAATTTTAACAACTATAATCTAGTAACGCTATTCTTCAACAGCAAAGATATTGAAGAGTTCTTGCGGGCAATTACTATGCCTGAAGTAGATTTCCTGCAAGAATCCGACTTTCTTGGACTTCCTACCAAATACGTCTATTACATGGTAGGCTCCATCGGGATAGGCAAATCCACCGTAATTAGCCAGTTTGGTAGTTTAGTTACGCTTGACGAGTGGTTTGACGAAAGGCCTCCAGAGATGGCTCGTTCTCCCGACGAGCTTAGTACAAGCAAGACGATTACTATTGACGACTGGACCAATGAGCAGTTTGGAAAGAAGAACAATTACTTGGACAGAAAAAAGGTTGGTGTCTTTCTTGTCGATAGGTCTCCCCTTGATCCTTTAACCTTTGTTGTCGGCGTACCCGAGAGCGATCGCGCTAAGTCAATGCTTAATAACGGCATTCGACCGGGACTTTCAAAAAAAGTAATTATTCCCGGCGAGATTATCCATATGACTGGAGACGCTCATGAAATATGGTCACGCTTAATTACTAAACGAAAAGAAACCAGCTGGCCACCTGAAAAAATTAATGAACTTCAGCAGCGAAGCTTAGATCTTTACGACAGCTTGCAACCCAAGAAGATTCATGCAACTCAGAGAAAAGAGGCAGACATTGTGCGCGACGTTGCAAAAGTTATTTTTTCTTGCAGTTATTCCCCGTCAGACCTAGATCGCCGAATGAGTGACATCGCAAATGATTAA
- a CDS encoding nucleoside 2-deoxyribosyltransferase has product MIKKPTIYLAAPLFNEAELAYNKTLKAKLQDYFDVFLPQEDGLLLRELVANGTSAALAERMVFDADIAAMKESEFILAILNGAHIDEGVAFELGFSFALGIRCIGLKTDIRQSLPTGNNPMINQSCEKIFNSADAAVTWLIATCTKKSKFAFNLIESSPIKLVASE; this is encoded by the coding sequence ATGATTAAAAAACCAACAATATATTTAGCAGCACCACTATTCAATGAGGCGGAGCTAGCTTATAACAAAACCCTCAAAGCTAAACTCCAAGATTATTTTGATGTTTTCTTGCCCCAAGAAGATGGCTTACTGTTGCGTGAATTAGTAGCGAATGGCACATCTGCAGCGCTAGCAGAGAGGATGGTTTTCGACGCTGATATAGCTGCCATGAAGGAATCGGAGTTTATCCTAGCCATTCTGAACGGTGCACATATTGATGAGGGGGTCGCATTCGAGCTTGGTTTCTCCTTTGCGCTCGGAATAAGATGCATTGGGCTGAAGACCGACATTCGGCAATCATTACCTACTGGTAATAATCCGATGATAAACCAGAGTTGCGAGAAAATATTCAATTCGGCAGACGCTGCCGTTACTTGGCTTATTGCCACCTGCACCAAAAAAAGCAAGTTCGCGTTTAACCTGATTGAATCTTCGCCTATCAAGCTTGTAGCCAGTGAATGA